A genomic region of Bacteroidota bacterium contains the following coding sequences:
- a CDS encoding serine hydrolase: MKNLLFLLLFTLLSSSCQPADSQAQRETQDPVLQAKLEQLIDGFEGDVGIYVRHLTSGKSAAIRADELFPTASMIKVPILLKTYDLIEQDEMDFHGKIVYRDSLLYAGEDILGSFKDGEEIALSKVIMLMITTSDNTASLWLQLLAGTGTAINNWLANEGFEGTRVNSRTEGRRSDWETYGWGQTTPREMSELFVMIREGRAVSPQASDAMYRTLTRIYWNEEALSQIPPYVQAASKQGAVNQSRSEVVLVNAPNGDYVFTVITKNQADQSWEADNAGFVLLRDASHLLWQHFEPDSPWSPAID; this comes from the coding sequence ATGAAAAATCTACTTTTCCTGCTCTTATTCACCCTGCTATCCAGCAGTTGTCAGCCAGCGGACTCACAAGCCCAACGTGAGACGCAAGACCCTGTATTGCAGGCAAAGCTCGAGCAGCTAATTGATGGTTTCGAAGGAGATGTTGGGATTTACGTACGGCACTTGACCTCTGGCAAATCTGCCGCTATTCGGGCTGATGAGCTGTTCCCTACGGCAAGTATGATCAAAGTGCCCATCCTGCTAAAAACGTACGACCTGATCGAACAGGATGAAATGGACTTTCATGGCAAAATCGTCTACCGCGATTCTTTGCTTTACGCCGGCGAAGATATCCTTGGATCATTCAAAGACGGCGAAGAAATTGCGTTGAGCAAAGTGATCATGCTCATGATCACCACCAGCGACAACACCGCCAGCCTCTGGCTCCAGCTCCTTGCCGGCACGGGCACAGCCATCAACAACTGGCTTGCCAACGAGGGTTTTGAAGGCACGCGTGTTAACTCACGAACCGAAGGCCGGCGCAGCGACTGGGAAACCTATGGATGGGGACAAACCACGCCCCGGGAAATGTCAGAACTGTTTGTAATGATACGCGAAGGACGCGCAGTGTCACCGCAAGCAAGCGACGCCATGTATCGCACCCTTACGCGTATTTACTGGAATGAAGAAGCGCTCTCCCAAATTCCACCTTACGTGCAGGCCGCCTCAAAGCAGGGCGCAGTGAATCAGTCGCGTTCTGAAGTGGTTCTCGTTAATGCGCCCAATGGCGACTATGTATTCACCGTGATCACCAAAAACCAGGCAGATCAAAGCTGGGAAGCCGACAACGCCGGCTTTGTACTCCTCCGAGATGCCTCCCATCTGCTATGGCAACATTTTGAACCCGATTCACCCTGGTCGCCGGCGATTGATTAA
- a CDS encoding MBL fold metallo-hydrolase, producing MKHLFNKALTLCVASLLVAPQFAMAQRNFDAIEIEATQVADNIYMLTGSGGNIGVIIGEDGTFIIDDQFAPLTEKITAKIAELTDKPVEFVMNTHWHGDHTGGNENFGKAGALIVAHDNVRERMHARQLEEAIENADASAALPVVTFARDVTFHINGETVHAFHVEEAHTDGDAIIHFKNANVMHLGDTFFAGRFPYIDLDSGGTVDGMISSANRVLSLANDETKIIPGHGPLSKPADLKKYRDVLMKVRAKVIIMVREDKTLEEVMAANPTEGYDDWGTGFINSERFITILYNDLSKQ from the coding sequence ATGAAACACCTATTTAACAAGGCACTGACGCTCTGCGTGGCGAGCCTCCTTGTTGCCCCCCAATTTGCCATGGCGCAACGCAACTTCGATGCAATAGAAATCGAAGCCACACAGGTTGCAGATAATATTTACATGCTTACCGGCAGCGGCGGCAACATTGGCGTTATCATCGGCGAAGACGGCACGTTTATTATTGATGACCAGTTTGCTCCGCTTACCGAAAAGATTACAGCCAAAATTGCAGAACTGACGGACAAACCTGTCGAGTTCGTTATGAATACGCACTGGCATGGTGACCACACAGGCGGCAACGAAAACTTCGGCAAAGCCGGCGCACTCATCGTTGCCCACGACAATGTCCGGGAGCGGATGCATGCCCGCCAACTCGAAGAAGCCATAGAAAATGCCGACGCCAGCGCTGCACTTCCTGTTGTCACATTTGCGCGCGATGTCACGTTTCATATCAATGGAGAGACCGTGCACGCGTTTCATGTTGAAGAGGCACATACGGATGGAGACGCCATTATCCACTTCAAAAATGCCAACGTGATGCACCTCGGCGATACGTTTTTCGCCGGCCGTTTCCCTTATATCGATCTGGATTCTGGCGGCACAGTTGACGGCATGATTTCCAGCGCCAACCGCGTCCTCTCACTTGCCAACGACGAAACCAAAATTATCCCGGGGCACGGCCCGCTCTCTAAGCCGGCTGATCTCAAAAAATACCGGGACGTACTGATGAAAGTCAGGGCCAAAGTGATCATCATGGTAAGAGAAGACAAAACGCTTGAAGAAGTGATGGCTGCCAACCCAACAGAAGGCTATGACGATTGGGGGACCGGCTTTATCAACAGCGAGCGGTTCATCACCATTCTCTACAACGATCTTTCTAAACAGTAA